One window from the genome of Salvia miltiorrhiza cultivar Shanhuang (shh) chromosome 7, IMPLAD_Smil_shh, whole genome shotgun sequence encodes:
- the LOC130994895 gene encoding uncharacterized protein LOC130994895, whose product MIHIRSRAYYFRRCKKERPTNIDSLPTDLLFEILLRLPADHLYETAMHVCQRWYHMIHSHAFINSQMHGSTYGLLLSPIKAKALPLYVTADADGGIHTSELNHIPRLGVLATCNGLVLELDDKRYPRLANPATKQSFLLPPYPKGCMYYQFYCGLACSAASLAYKVIAPSPVYHSAPLRQIDHGLVVLTVGVDESWRNVEVHHLPDHVRRFFFDKAPLTSEGFLHWGRGRYCATMDVEMKVITLSEAPYQYHESNYYYLSTGRCVSLLVACGDLSWEVWEMKAETGEWRKALPNVDLRAEKCRIQQLAPEDGAVPEPLGWVKYPHVLAFAFYGKQCRHCISYNLDTHQLDSIELPQNYTKRYAAFPHKNSLMWLR is encoded by the coding sequence ATGATACACATTAGAAGTCGGGCTTATTATTTCCGGAGGTGTAAAAAGGAGAGGCCAACAAACATAGACTCCCTCCCCACAGACCTATTGTTTGAAATCCTCCTCCGTCTCCCGGCCGATCATCTCTACGAGACTGCGATGCACGTCTGCCAGCGGTGGTACCACATGATCCATTCTCATGCCTTCATCAACTCGCAGATGCACGGTTCTACCTATGGACTCCTCCTATCACCCATAAAGGCTAAAGCTCTGCCACTTTATGTAACAGCCGACGCAGACGGCGGAATCCACACATCTGAGCTAAATCACATCCCCAGATTGGGAGTTCTTGCTACCTGCAACGGTTTAGTTCTGGAGTTGGATGACAAACGCTACCCTCGTCTTGCGAATCCTGCAACGAAGCAGTCATTCCTCCTCCCACCGTATCCTAAAGGGTGTATGTATTACCAGTTCTACTGTGGTTTAGCATGCTCTGCAGCTTCCTTAGCGTATAAAGTGATTGCACCATCCCCTGTTTACCACTCGGCACCACTCCGACAAATTGACCACGGTCTTGTCGTGCTCACTGTTGGAGTCGATGAATCCTGGAGGAACGTCGAGGTTCACCACCTCCCCGACCATGTCAGGCGATTTTTCTTCGACAAGGCTCCCTTGACTAGTGAAGGTTTCTTGCATTGGGGAAGGGGGAGATACTGCGCGACGATGGATGTGGAGATGAAGGTCATTACACTGAGTGAAGCCCCTTATCAGTACCATGAAAGCAACTATTATTATCTGTCGACTGGGAGGTGTGTGTCGCTCCTGGTTGCGTGTGGGGATCTGTCGTGGGAGGTTTGGGAGATGAAGGCAGAGACAGGCGAGTGGAGGAAGGCGCTGCCCAACGTCGACTTGAGAGCTGAGAAATGCAGGATTCAACAGTTAGCTCCTGAAGATGGTGCAGTTCCTGAGCCACTTGGTTGGGTTAAATATCCACATGTTTTGGCCTTCGCCTTTTATGGGAAGCAATGCCGGCATTGCATTTCCTACAATCTTGATACGCATCAACTCGACTCCATAGAGCTACCGCAAAACTATACTAAACGTTATGCGGCTTTTCCGCATAAGAATAGTCTGATGTGGTTACGTTAA
- the LOC130994871 gene encoding uncharacterized protein LOC130994871, protein MGHVLGFRFISVRAGNCCIYLGSPPRHSTHFTGNRKAEMLRTKPVLRKPPPPLVRRCCTDGSVSDPHSDILSRQSERPTNIESLPTDLLFEILLLLPADHLYMRARLVCRRWCHIIRSHAFINAHMHSATYGLLLWPLTDNTLPLYVTADADGGIHTSELNHISELGVLFNCDGFALEMALGDYYRLQLANPATKQLFRQPRPREGLRYIMALCGLAYSAASLAHKVIVPYTVRHSPPRLQTDYGLDVFTVGVDESWRHVEIHHLPDHVRRCLLRKAPLTSEGFLHWGWGKYCATLDAETEIISVSEAPYEYHECNYKYLSAGRCLSLLVACGDLSWEDLSWEVWVMKAETGEWRKALPNVDLRAQKCRIQQFAPEDGRVLMPLGWVKYPHVLAFRFSAHFFGEEWRHCILYNLDTHQLHSIELPQNYTKPYVAFPHKYNLMWLS, encoded by the exons ATGGGCCATGTTTTGGGTTTTAGGTTTATTTCGGTTAGGGCGGGAAACTGCTGTATTTATTTAGGTTCTCCGCCGCGGCATTCTACACACTTCACTGGAAATAGAAAAGCTGAAATGCTCCGTACGAAACCAGTCCTCCGCAAGCCGCCGCCTCCGTTGGTGCGCCGCTGCTGCACCGACGGCAGCGTTTCGGATCCCCATTCCGACATTCTTAGTAGACAATCG GAGAGGCCAACAAACATAGAGTCCCTCCCCACAGACCTACTGTTCGAAATTCTCCTCCTATTGCCGGCCGATCATCTCTACATGAGAGCGAGGCTCGTCTGCCGGCGTTGGTGCCACATTATCCGTTCTCATGCCTTCATCAACGCGCACATGCACAGTGCTACCTATGGACTCCTTTTATGGCCCCTAACTGATAATACTCTGCCACTTTATGTAACAGCCGACGCAGACGGTGGAATCCACACATCTGAGCTAAATCACATCTCCGAATTGGGAGTTCTTTTTAACTGCGACGGTTTTGCTCTGGAGATGGCTCTGGGAGATTACTACCGCCTTCAACTTGCGAATCCTGCAACGAAGCAGTTATTCCGACAACCACGACCCCGTGAAGGCCTAAGGTATATCATGGCCCTCTGTGGTTTAGCATACTCTGCAGCTTCATTGGCGCATAAAGTGATTGTACCGTACACTGTTCGCCACTCGCCACCACGCCTACAAACTGACTACGGTCTTGACGTGTTCACTGTTGGAGTCGATGAATCCTGGAGGCACGTCGAGATTCACCACTTACCCGACCATGTCAGGCGATGTCTCCTCCGGAAGGCTCCCTTGACTAGTGAAGGTTTCCTGCACTGGGGATGGGGGAAGTACTGCGCAACGCTGGATGCGGAGACGGAGATCATTTCAGTGAGTGAAGCCCCTTATGAGTACCACGAATGCAACTATAAATATCTGTCAGCTGGGAGGTGTCTGTCGCTCCTGGTTGCGTGTGGGGATCTCTCGTGGGAGGATCTCTCGTGGGAGGTTTGGGTGATGAAGGCAGAGACGGGCGAGTGGAGGAAGGCTCTGCCCAACGTCGACTTGAGAGCTCAGAAATGCAGGATTCAACAGTTTGCTCCTGAAGATGGTCGAGTTCTTATGCCACTTGGTTGGGTTAAATATCCACATGTTTTGGCCTTTCGTTTTAGTGCCCATTTTTTTGGGGAGGAATGGCGGCATTGCATTTTGTACAATCTTGATACGCATCAACTCCACTCCATAGAGCTACCGCAAAACTATACTAAACCTTATGTGGCTTTTCCGCATAAGTATAATCTGATGTGGTTAAGTTAA
- the LOC130994457 gene encoding probable disease resistance protein At1g58390, whose translation MGLFQEDEVIGVGYLYRMWIAQGMISYDNIGDRDKTLMEIAELYLGELASRSIVQLEINYGDVVTGKYRSCKLHDVVRELCLKLGRSEDFGVQSLEYQSGKASSHRKIRHLAIHFRKEVQVEPDELTLTWGEDSSEHLRSLQMFSHINSGVLEFPPQGIVDFQKFKLLRDLVMVGFKFEGRKLPKGITNLVHLRRLHLENCEFDKLPLSIRNLVYMDTLDLVDSMNIEVPNVFKEMLRLKHLFLPNYDEESIGSYRLTLDEGVIELETLWNLDSRVHDIKCMNRMKNLRSFVTKIYDNESLSANIDTIALMEKLLYCLVEIKKGCELGTNKGVLTLKKVITCPNLHSLRIQVKLGKALAECGSDFISLKLTTLFLSKCEIEDDPMGILGNLPCLIQLYLWRKSSVGERR comes from the coding sequence ATGGGTCTATTTCAAGAGGACGAAGTTATAGGTGTTGGGTATCTATATAGGATGTGGATAGCACAAGGCATGATTTCATATGATAATATTGGAGACAGGGACAAAACTTTGATGGAAATTGCCGAGCTCTACTTGGGTGAGTTGGCCTCCAGGTCCATCGTCCAACTTGAAATTAATTACGGCGATGTTGTCACTGGAAAATATAGGAGCTGCAAACTTCATGATGTAGTAAGAGAACTGTGTTTGAAATTGGGGAGAAGTGAGGATTTTGGTGTGCAGAGTTTGGAGTATCAAAGTGGGAAAGCTTCCTCGCATAGGAAAATACGGCATTTGGCTATACATTTCAGGAAGGAAGTTCAAGTGGAACCTGACGAGCTTACACTCACTTGGGGAGAAGATAGTAGTGAACATTTAAGGTCTCTTCAAATGTTCAGTCACATAAATTCGGGTGTTCTTGAGTTTCCCCCACAAGGTATCGTTGATTTtcagaaattcaaattgctGAGAGATCTAGTTATGGTGGGATTCAAATTTGAAGGAAGAAAGTTACCGAAAGGAATCACTAATCTGGTTCACCTTAGACGTTTGCATTTAGAAAATTGTGAATTTGATAAGCTACCATTGTCCATAAGGAATTTGGTATACATGGATACCCTTGATTTAGTTGATTCGATGAATATTGAAGTTCCAAATGTTTTTAAGGAGATGCTACGTTTAAAACACTTGTTTCTTCCCAATTATGATGAGGAAAGTATTGGAAGTTATCGATTGACATTGGACGAGGGAGTGATTGAGTTGGAGACCCTGTGGAATTTGGATAGTAGAGTGCATGATATAAAATGTATGAACAGAATGAAGAATCTGCGAAGTTTCGTAACAAAAATATACGACAACGAAAGCTTGTCAGCCAACATCGACACCATTGCTCTCATGGAAAAGTTACTGTATTGTTTGGTTGAAATCAAAAAGGGTTGTGAGTTAGGAACAAATAAGGGAGTGTTAACGCTGAAGAAGGTAATCACATGTCCCAATCTTCATTCCTTGCGGATTCAAGTTAAGTTAGGGAAGGCGCTGGCAGAGTGCGGGAGTGACTTCATCAGTTTAAAACTTACAACTTTGTTCCTGTCAAAATGTGAGATTGAGGATGATCCAATGGGGATACTGGGGAACCTTCCTTGCTTGATACAGTTGTATTTATGGAGGAAATCATCTGTGGGGGAGAGGAGATGA